The Halorientalis sp. IM1011 genome window below encodes:
- a CDS encoding DUF6602 domain-containing protein, translating to MFADDELSERLSEFLEGFQEQLRLEWRLFRKQSFNANTKGAALEEAFSGFLTKYFDGIYDIQTRTAVIDDLFYCVDVFDNPQQNEIDVLAMFKNSKPSILFEAGEMSWVPLSGVAFVCEIKSNLTVQNLESDLEKLEKIKQLEDKTSFNHIPMTFSGQGEVVDRTARCLVYDEKKSVDMDRITSILSENTELWDLFLIVESNEFISSPNLPSGTWASEYEETVEAMGLTEEEKNEFLKWKDLIQGRENISNDLLIQDDGLFLFLYYLSISIPFVPAVDTTKPLQMLVGYRATEKLEDQFLIEFAREIGRRSEIENPDIDDIEQLISDGDYDANEVLNGVKPAFLDRLESEDVDI from the coding sequence ATGTTTGCTGACGATGAGTTATCAGAGAGACTATCGGAGTTTTTAGAGGGTTTTCAAGAACAATTACGACTTGAATGGCGTCTTTTTCGGAAACAGTCATTCAATGCAAATACCAAGGGCGCAGCGTTAGAGGAGGCATTTTCGGGATTTCTCACAAAATATTTTGATGGGATATATGACATACAGACCAGAACTGCAGTGATTGACGATTTATTCTACTGTGTCGATGTTTTTGATAATCCGCAACAGAATGAGATAGACGTACTTGCAATGTTTAAAAATTCTAAACCCAGTATTCTATTTGAGGCGGGTGAAATGAGTTGGGTACCTCTTTCCGGAGTAGCCTTCGTTTGTGAAATCAAAAGCAACCTCACGGTCCAGAACCTGGAATCTGATCTTGAGAAGCTTGAGAAGATTAAGCAATTAGAGGATAAGACTTCGTTCAATCATATCCCGATGACGTTCTCCGGTCAGGGGGAGGTGGTGGACCGGACGGCGAGATGTCTTGTATATGATGAAAAGAAGTCTGTAGACATGGACCGTATCACCTCCATCTTATCAGAGAATACCGAATTATGGGATCTATTTCTTATTGTTGAAAGTAATGAATTTATATCAAGTCCGAATCTTCCATCTGGAACCTGGGCCTCAGAATATGAGGAAACAGTTGAAGCCATGGGTCTGACAGAAGAGGAAAAGAATGAATTCCTGAAATGGAAAGACTTGATTCAGGGCCGTGAGAACATATCCAATGATTTATTAATCCAAGATGACGGATTGTTTTTGTTTTTGTATTATTTGTCAATTTCAATTCCATTTGTTCCGGCCGTCGACACAACAAAGCCACTTCAAATGTTGGTTGGTTATCGGGCAACCGAGAAACTTGAAGACCAATTTTTGATCGAATTTGCCCGAGAGATTGGAAGGCGGAGTGAGATTGAAAACCCTGATATTGACGATATCGAGCAACTGATTTCAGATGGAGATTACGATGCGAATGAGGTGCTGAATGGGGTTAAACCGGCATTCCTTGATAGACTGGAATCAGAAGATGTAGACATATGA
- a CDS encoding site-specific integrase yields MSDDDLIPIPPKEAVELHLDKLQDTSAEWTETSHRSHLRAWVEWCREEGGIDSMDELTGRDIYEFRRWRRDGGYSKGNDEIAPRTLHTALSTVRAFLRTCASIEAVPEDLYERVQLPSLSRNEQISDSWLPPERVTPILDYLDSYQYASRDHVVWVLVWHTGARLGGIRALDLGDVELEGSEPGLTYRHRPGTGTPLKNDDKGERYNRISRRVATVLGDYIDGPRKDVVDDNGRRPLVTTEHGRISPTCIRNAFYRWTRPCFVGEECPHDEDPETCEYTKYVGMTKCPSARSPHDVRKGRVTKYRHDGVPRGVVADRLDCSEEVLDMHYDRANEREKADRRWKFINDS; encoded by the coding sequence ATGAGTGACGACGACCTGATTCCGATTCCTCCGAAGGAGGCCGTCGAGCTTCACCTTGACAAGCTGCAGGATACCTCCGCCGAGTGGACGGAAACCAGCCACCGGAGCCATCTCCGGGCCTGGGTCGAGTGGTGCCGCGAGGAAGGCGGTATCGACTCGATGGACGAACTGACGGGCCGGGATATCTACGAGTTCCGCCGGTGGCGTCGTGACGGTGGATACTCGAAAGGTAACGACGAGATCGCGCCGCGAACCTTACACACGGCTCTCTCGACGGTCCGCGCATTCCTCCGTACCTGCGCGTCCATCGAGGCCGTGCCGGAGGACCTGTATGAGCGCGTCCAACTGCCCTCTCTCAGTCGGAACGAACAGATATCCGATTCGTGGCTGCCCCCGGAGCGGGTGACGCCGATCCTCGATTATCTCGACAGCTACCAGTACGCGAGTCGAGATCACGTCGTCTGGGTTCTGGTGTGGCACACCGGAGCGAGACTCGGCGGTATCCGGGCGCTCGACCTGGGCGACGTTGAGTTAGAGGGCTCGGAACCGGGCTTGACCTACCGGCACCGGCCCGGTACCGGGACCCCATTGAAGAACGACGACAAGGGAGAGCGCTACAACCGAATTAGCCGGCGAGTCGCGACAGTGTTGGGTGATTACATCGACGGTCCCCGGAAAGATGTGGTCGACGACAACGGCCGCCGGCCCCTCGTGACGACGGAACACGGGCGAATCTCACCGACGTGCATCCGGAACGCGTTCTATCGGTGGACGCGCCCGTGTTTCGTCGGTGAGGAGTGTCCGCACGACGAGGACCCGGAGACTTGCGAATACACGAAGTACGTCGGGATGACGAAGTGCCCGTCGGCTCGCTCTCCCCACGACGTGCGGAAGGGCCGGGTGACGAAGTACCGGCACGACGGTGTGCCCCGAGGAGTGGTCGCGGACCGGCTCGACTGCTCCGAGGAGGTCCTGGATATGCACTACGACCGAGCGAACGAACGTGAGAAAGCAGATCGACGCTGGAAATTCATCAATGACTCCTAA
- a CDS encoding sigma factor-like helix-turn-helix DNA-binding protein — protein MSAEQANLWDFAKPDLSRLTEAEREVYEAVDQGPYGAREYARYTQRSPGTVSNLLRRARTRLDTEGST, from the coding sequence GTGAGCGCCGAGCAGGCGAACCTCTGGGACTTCGCCAAACCAGACCTGTCCCGACTGACCGAGGCCGAACGCGAGGTCTACGAGGCCGTCGATCAGGGGCCCTACGGCGCGCGGGAGTACGCGCGATATACTCAGCGGTCGCCGGGGACGGTGAGCAACCTGCTCCGTCGAGCGCGGACCCGACTCGACACGGAGGGGTCGACGTGA
- a CDS encoding MarR family transcriptional regulator — protein MRAVDPAPHEFAANFLFAEDGLAPFFAADSQVKAGGGSQRGTFVDDGEEWVVKLYYQDSGIVHPGRQTPTGTDWLLDEMREFRLSVQRHPSEDSVGEQDFNAHLAPRWQGMEVEKNDGDTFELDVPEEIDEAVNVRVNGSNIEFTRYRRLLKKAALSVGINGRYFEEPHEYSNVQDAEMYVRLHTDASGPVHARDGPIASMGHLLENDRRGYRKVVQNDDDDHGQNLPGYYHTATLDRRRIREAFPDHRLPKEVKHYYSRQALSFDRDHPLRHPKVGSSYQASLMPDDEHIPVDEESLEELAAELSQTVHSVLLDAGLDIAPEHGDGPFVSDAYFDMSVGEGHREAVSLDLAHIRHEQESVVVKHLADGLSPVQWESLDTLVSDGGEVAPADIADEHGRHVDSVRRALREIEDMVDREYGSVSLRSTYVAELVHDAVQEARDTVQKAAEAGARALEAAERGLDERTSAFLAWAAKYGVDVDDRRDARMKLRLGDLDPDADPDPAFLVRQAFERWTAMNRDESTFRNGVVEFNGQRTEIWRFLARNARTL, from the coding sequence ATGCGCGCGGTCGACCCGGCTCCCCACGAGTTCGCCGCGAACTTCCTGTTCGCGGAGGACGGTCTCGCACCGTTCTTCGCCGCTGACTCCCAAGTGAAGGCTGGCGGCGGGAGTCAGCGCGGAACGTTCGTCGACGACGGCGAGGAGTGGGTCGTGAAACTCTACTACCAAGACAGCGGGATCGTGCATCCCGGTCGACAGACGCCGACGGGGACGGACTGGCTACTCGACGAGATGCGTGAGTTCCGGCTTTCAGTACAGCGGCACCCGAGCGAGGATTCGGTGGGCGAGCAGGATTTCAATGCGCACCTGGCCCCGCGCTGGCAGGGCATGGAGGTGGAGAAGAACGACGGCGACACGTTCGAGTTGGACGTGCCCGAGGAGATCGACGAGGCGGTGAACGTCCGGGTGAACGGCAGCAATATCGAGTTCACCCGCTACCGGCGGTTGTTGAAGAAAGCGGCGCTGTCGGTCGGGATTAACGGCCGGTACTTCGAGGAACCACACGAGTACAGCAACGTGCAGGACGCCGAGATGTACGTCCGGCTGCACACCGACGCGAGCGGGCCGGTCCACGCGCGAGATGGACCGATCGCTTCGATGGGCCACTTGCTGGAGAACGACCGCCGAGGCTACCGGAAGGTGGTGCAGAACGACGACGATGACCACGGCCAGAACCTGCCGGGCTACTACCACACGGCGACGTTGGACCGGCGACGGATTCGCGAGGCGTTCCCGGACCACCGCCTGCCGAAAGAGGTGAAACACTACTACAGCCGGCAGGCGCTCTCATTCGACAGAGACCACCCGCTCCGGCACCCGAAGGTGGGGTCGAGCTATCAGGCGAGTCTGATGCCCGACGACGAGCACATTCCCGTCGACGAGGAGAGTCTGGAGGAGCTGGCCGCCGAGTTGAGTCAGACCGTTCACAGTGTCCTGCTTGATGCGGGGCTCGATATCGCGCCGGAACACGGGGACGGCCCCTTCGTTTCTGATGCGTACTTCGACATGTCGGTGGGTGAGGGTCACCGAGAGGCGGTTTCGTTGGACCTGGCGCATATTCGGCACGAACAGGAATCGGTGGTGGTGAAACACCTGGCAGACGGCCTGAGCCCGGTGCAGTGGGAGTCCCTGGATACGTTGGTGTCGGACGGCGGCGAGGTCGCGCCTGCGGACATAGCCGACGAACACGGCCGGCACGTCGATAGCGTGCGGCGGGCGCTCCGGGAGATCGAGGACATGGTGGACCGCGAGTATGGGTCGGTGTCGTTGCGGAGTACCTACGTCGCGGAGTTGGTTCACGACGCGGTACAGGAAGCGCGAGACACCGTGCAGAAGGCCGCCGAGGCGGGCGCGCGTGCCTTGGAGGCCGCCGAGCGCGGCCTGGACGAACGCACGAGCGCGTTCCTGGCGTGGGCGGCGAAGTACGGAGTCGACGTGGACGACCGCCGGGACGCGCGGATGAAGCTCCGCCTGGGTGACTTGGATCCAGACGCGGACCCCGATCCGGCCTTCTTGGTCCGGCAGGCCTTCGAGCGCTGGACGGCCATGAACCGCGACGAGTCGACGTTCCGAAATGGTGTCGTCGAGTTCAACGGGCAACGGACCGAGATATGGCGGTTCCTGGCGCGGAACGCTCGAACTCTGTGA
- a CDS encoding DNA cytosine methyltransferase: protein MSRPLVIDAYSGPGGVGLALDELDVRHLGIDIQDYSETYPGEFVQADASHVPFMSRFPSPSLLWVSPRCQAYSKLSYANAGRYDWDQTPKERYPTFADLNVRAVIDAVDPDHYIIENVATCDDLREPCRLNGLAFGLPINNERHFETSFPVPDARDRGTAEIPIGKDYVRHELAAAKGIPAEWSESEIRSAIPREFVQYLLHYCPSIPDVPLPDALRQRPLAEFSIQGGGQA, encoded by the coding sequence ATGAGCCGGCCGTTGGTGATCGACGCCTACAGTGGGCCAGGCGGTGTCGGGCTGGCCCTGGACGAACTTGACGTGCGCCACCTCGGGATTGATATCCAGGACTACAGCGAGACCTATCCCGGCGAGTTCGTGCAGGCCGACGCCTCTCACGTCCCGTTCATGTCGCGGTTCCCGTCCCCGTCGTTGCTCTGGGTTTCGCCGCGGTGTCAGGCGTATTCGAAGCTCTCCTACGCGAACGCGGGCCGGTACGATTGGGACCAGACGCCGAAAGAGCGGTATCCGACGTTCGCAGACCTAAACGTCCGGGCAGTCATCGACGCGGTGGACCCGGATCACTACATCATCGAGAACGTCGCGACCTGCGACGATCTCCGGGAGCCGTGCCGATTGAACGGGCTGGCGTTCGGGCTGCCGATCAACAACGAGCGCCACTTCGAGACGAGCTTTCCTGTTCCCGACGCTCGGGACCGTGGCACGGCCGAAATACCGATTGGGAAGGACTACGTGCGGCACGAACTCGCGGCGGCCAAGGGAATTCCGGCCGAGTGGTCCGAGTCCGAGATCCGGTCGGCCATCCCGCGTGAGTTCGTGCAGTACCTGCTGCACTACTGTCCGAGCATCCCAGACGTTCCGCTACCTGACGCGCTCAGACAGCGGCCGCTTGCTGAGTTCTCGATCCAGGGAGGTGGGCAGGCGTGA
- a CDS encoding transcriptional regulator, which produces MNEVDDAVLEFFAAQEDGVALPPTVVWYNLHDRLEVIDKSRDTVARRMRKLTDRGLLSKVSEERGYYQMTTKGRDYLAGDLKADDLRIDDK; this is translated from the coding sequence ATGAACGAAGTCGACGATGCCGTCTTAGAGTTCTTTGCTGCTCAGGAAGACGGCGTAGCTCTGCCTCCGACTGTGGTCTGGTACAACCTCCACGACCGCCTCGAAGTTATAGACAAAAGTCGCGATACAGTTGCCCGTCGAATGCGAAAACTGACCGACAGGGGCCTTCTATCGAAGGTTTCGGAAGAGCGCGGGTACTATCAAATGACTACCAAGGGGCGTGACTACCTCGCAGGCGATCTCAAAGCGGACGACCTACGAATTGATGATAAATAG
- a CDS encoding PIN domain-containing protein, with product MKLVIDANVVISALIADSKTRELIVTLEPELLTPAFVHDEVENYEDLIVEKSGMEPDRVAQFIDLLFQYIEVVPADDFYPAIDRAKEAINDTDPDDVLYLACAIARDAAIWSDDSDFDEQDLVETYSTSDVIDSFDTL from the coding sequence ATGAAGCTGGTAATCGACGCCAACGTCGTCATCTCGGCACTCATCGCCGATTCAAAAACACGAGAACTCATCGTCACACTCGAACCCGAACTTCTGACGCCCGCGTTCGTGCACGACGAGGTCGAGAACTACGAAGACCTGATCGTAGAGAAGTCCGGGATGGAACCAGACCGAGTGGCACAGTTCATCGACCTTCTGTTCCAGTATATCGAAGTCGTGCCTGCCGACGATTTCTATCCGGCTATCGATAGGGCAAAAGAGGCGATCAACGATACCGATCCCGACGATGTACTGTATCTGGCATGTGCGATAGCCAGGGACGCGGCCATCTGGAGTGACGACTCCGACTTCGACGAACAGGATCTAGTCGAGACGTACTCGACGAGTGATGTCATCGACTCGTTCGACACGCTCTGA
- a CDS encoding geranylgeranylglycerol-phosphate geranylgeranyltransferase, with amino-acid sequence MGTAERVRGLVELTRPVNAIAAGALTFIGAFVAVGGSLPAVPVVAAVAATVLATGAGNAINDYFDREIDRINAPDRPIPRGAVSPRGALLFSVALFLVAVVLALALLPLLAIAIAVFNLLALITYTELFKGLPGVGNALVAYLGGSTFLFGTAAVWPVEPTVLASVVVLFLLAALSTLAREIIKDVEDVAGDREEGLNTLPIAIGERRALGLAAALLVVAAVASPVPYLLGTFGVAYLVVVVPADLVMLYAGYEGFGDPTAGQSHLKYGMFLAAVAFVVGRAVLLA; translated from the coding sequence ATGGGAACGGCGGAGCGCGTTCGCGGGCTGGTAGAGTTGACGCGGCCGGTCAACGCGATCGCGGCCGGGGCGTTGACGTTCATCGGTGCGTTCGTCGCCGTCGGCGGGTCGCTCCCGGCCGTGCCGGTCGTCGCGGCCGTCGCCGCGACCGTGCTGGCGACCGGCGCGGGCAACGCGATCAACGACTACTTCGACCGGGAGATCGACCGGATCAACGCGCCCGACCGTCCGATTCCCCGGGGTGCGGTCTCACCGCGCGGGGCGCTCCTGTTCAGCGTCGCGCTCTTTCTCGTCGCAGTCGTACTCGCGCTGGCGCTGTTACCGCTGCTGGCCATCGCCATCGCGGTGTTCAACCTGCTCGCGCTGATCACCTACACGGAGCTGTTCAAGGGGCTCCCCGGTGTCGGGAACGCGCTGGTGGCGTATCTCGGCGGGAGCACGTTCCTGTTCGGGACGGCGGCGGTCTGGCCGGTGGAGCCGACGGTACTCGCGTCGGTGGTGGTCCTCTTCCTGCTGGCCGCGCTGTCGACGCTCGCCAGGGAGATCATCAAGGACGTCGAGGACGTGGCGGGGGACCGCGAGGAGGGGCTGAACACGCTGCCGATCGCCATCGGGGAACGGCGGGCGCTCGGTCTCGCGGCGGCGCTACTGGTCGTCGCCGCCGTCGCGAGTCCAGTGCCGTATCTGCTTGGGACGTTCGGGGTAGCCTATCTCGTCGTCGTCGTGCCGGCGGATCTGGTGATGCTGTACGCGGGCTACGAGGGGTTCGGAGATCCGACGGCCGGCCAGTCACACCTCAAATACGGGATGTTTCTGGCGGCGGTCGCGTTCGTCGTCGGACGTGCAGTACTGCTGGCGTAG
- a CDS encoding ATPase domain-containing protein — protein MYDLGTEFGDATVDPGTNILVAGPPLSGKRELAMQALEAGAEQGEGSIVVTTRDNSERVLTDFRSLLTHPEDAHIGVVDCVTKHQGQSASDTDTVKYASSPVDMTGIGIKFSEFVEEFYRERNSKRNRVVVDSLSTLLLYSNLQTVFRFMHVFTSRIENADAVGIHVIESTAHDEETMNTLIQLFDGVVRTDEDRSVTLQLPGVDTEAVEP, from the coding sequence ATGTACGATTTGGGAACCGAGTTCGGAGACGCGACGGTGGATCCCGGGACCAACATCCTCGTCGCCGGGCCGCCGCTGTCCGGCAAGCGTGAACTGGCGATGCAGGCCCTGGAGGCCGGGGCCGAGCAGGGAGAGGGTTCGATCGTCGTCACGACCCGGGACAACTCCGAGCGCGTCCTGACGGACTTTCGCTCGCTGCTCACCCATCCCGAGGACGCACACATCGGTGTCGTCGACTGTGTCACCAAACATCAGGGGCAGTCGGCCTCGGACACCGATACGGTCAAGTACGCCTCGTCGCCGGTCGACATGACCGGGATCGGGATCAAGTTCTCGGAGTTCGTCGAGGAGTTCTACCGCGAGCGCAACAGCAAGCGCAACCGCGTCGTGGTCGACTCGCTGTCGACGCTGCTGCTCTACTCGAACCTCCAGACCGTGTTCCGGTTCATGCACGTGTTCACCAGTCGCATCGAGAACGCCGACGCCGTCGGTATCCACGTCATCGAGTCGACGGCCCACGACGAGGAGACGATGAACACGCTCATCCAGCTGTTCGACGGCGTCGTCCGCACCGACGAGGACCGCTCGGTCACCCTCCAGCTCCCCGGGGTCGACACCGAAGCGGTCGAACCCTGA